CACGTCGTGGAGCACGGTGACTGCACCGTCCGGACCCAGGGCCGTCGGTCCCAGGCTGAGCCCCGCTTCGGGGAGTGCGGGGACTCCGGCTTCCGGCCCTGGGGCCGTCGGTCCCAGGCCTCGCCCGAACGCAACGCCCCCGGCGCAGCCCCAGCCTGGGCTGCAGCCGCCTCCGGCGGGCAGTACAGGGCGCGTGTCTGGCTCGCCGCGGCGGCGCAGCGGTGGGCTCGGCTCCTCCGATGCCGCACGACAAGCCGCGCAGGACATGTTCCGTCGCATCCAGGAGAACAACGCCCGTAGCCCGCGTCCCGCTGATGACACGGACCAGGACGGTGGTGACGACGAGTGAACAGTCGCCGGCCGCAGCGCCGCTCACGCCGTTTCCTCAAGTGGGGCCTGGTCTTGGGCCTCTTTCTCGCCCTGACCGTAAGTTGCATGGCTCCCTTGTCCGGCGCGGCCGACAGACTGGCCTTGCTGTCCCAGCAGGACAACGCCGACGTGGGCCTCGCCGGGGCCGGCAGCAGCGCGGACATTCCGCCGCGGATGCTCGAGGCCTACAAGAACGCCGTGCAGCTGATCGGTTCGAGGGTGCCGCATTGTCGGGGGATGCGCTGGCCGGTCCTGGCCGGGATCGCGAAGGTCGAGTCCAACCACGCCTCCGGACGCTACATCGCATCCGACGGCGACATCCGGCCCAAGATTTACGGAGTGCTGCTCAACGGCTCTGGCGCGGGCGGCAACACCAGCGTGTTCACCGACACCGACGGCGGGAAGTGGGATGGCACCGCTTCGGGTGAACGCGCGGTTGGCCCCTTCCAGTTCATGCCCGCCACCTGGGAATCAACAGGCCAGGACGGCAACAAGGACGGGGACCGGGACCCTCACAACGCGGATGACGCCGCGCTCGGCGCGGCCGTGTATCTGTGCGGGCGCGGGCGCAATCTGCGCAAGGCGGGCCAGCTGCGGGCTGCGATCTTTCAGTACAACCACAGCAATGAGTACGTCGCCAACGTCAGCGGCTGGATCAGCCAGTACAGCGCTGCCGCTGGGGCCGGTGGCAGCGGCGGCCTCAAGGGCGTCTCCGGCAAGGCGCGGACCGTGCTCGAGGCCGCTCTCTCGCAGCGCGGCACTCCGTACTCGTGGGGCGGTGGAAACGCCGCCGGCAAGTCGACCGGATCGTGCTGTTCACCCAGCGGCAAGTCCGGCGCAGGCATCGAGGGATTCGACTGCTCGGGGCTGACGACGTTCGCGTTCGCGCGGGCAGGGATTCGGCTGCCGCGCACGGCGGCAGCCCAGGCCGGGCGTGGCAGGCGCATTCCCGCGTCGGCGGGGCAAGGGGCGTTGCACCCGGGCGACTTGGTGTTCTTCGGCTATGCCCAGGGGCGGGATTCGACGATCTATCACGTCGGGATTTATCTCGGCGGCGGGCAGATGGTCAACGCCGCCCGCCCCGGCACCTTCGTCCGGCAGGACCCGGTCGATGCCATGCCCGGCTACGCAGGAGGAGCCCGACTCCTATGACACAACGTCCCGCACCGAATGGGGCGCGCCGTGGCGGCCCGTGGCTGCTGCTCGCGCTGACGGTGGCGCTGGCCGCTCTCGGCGGGGTGCTCCTGCTTTCCCCGGTGCGAGCCGATGACGCAGCGGGCTCGAGTAGGGCAGTGCGCTCCGCTGCGGCCACCGGAGGTTCCACTGGCGCCCCCGACGGGCGGCCTGCGCCGACTGACGTGCATCCCTCTGCGCCGACTGCCCAGACGTCTCCGGCGACGAAGAGCGCGCAGGCAGTTGAGTTGCCACCGCGCGGTGAGGGCAGGGCCGGGGACCGGCAGATCCAGGAGGTGCTGGAGCGCTCCTGGTCGGCCGACCTCCCAGGCGAGCAGGCCACGACTCTTCTCGCCATGGCCAGGAAGGTCCTGCTCGCCGACGCCACTGGCCTCGGCCGCGGCCAGTTCCCGACTGCCTTCCCTGAGACCGCCGACCGTGGGGGCGCCGTGGTGCCGGCGTTCACCCGGATCCGCATCCAGGCCGCCATCGCCCGCCAAGGCACCCGCCCGGGCCTGGCGGTGGTGCACCTGGTGTGGGCCGGGGCCGACCGCGGCGGCACCTACACGGAGGGCCGCCTCACCGACGTCCCCTTCCACCACGCTCGAGGAGACGGCACATGGACTCCCCTGCCGCCCACCACCACGTCATGACACGCCTCGCTCTGCCCGACGCCGTCGACGTCGCCTTCATGCTCGGCCACGGCCTGTGGTGGTTGCTCGTGCACTGGTACGTGCCCCTTGCCCTGGTCCTGGCGGGGTGGGCCGTGTGGGAGGTGATCACGCACAAGGTGGCGGCGAAGGCCTCGCGCGAGCGGTGCGTGCTGCAGGTGACACCCGCCCCCTACTTTGATCCGGATGAGGAACGCGTGCTGCGGCAGGGGATGGCGGTGTTGCAGGCCGCGAACACGCTGCCCTGGTGGGCGCCCAAGCGCAGCCGCGCGGTACGCATCCGGCTGCGCTCGGACGAACACCATCCCCTCTCTTACCAGTTGGAAGGGCCCGCGGGCGCGCAGAAGTTCCTGCGCACCAGTTCCTTCGGTGACGCGGTGACGATCAGCGCCCGGGATCCGGCGGCCGACATCCCGGATGACGGCCGGAAGTTCGAGGTGCGCTCGGAGATGGTGCTGCGTGGTAATCCGGCCGCCTACTTGCGCAAGGTGCCCCTGGACCCTGACCCGCTGCAGCCCATCGTGGACGCCGTGTCTGCGCTGAAGACGGAGCTCGGCGACCTGGTGGAGATCTGTGTCGATCTGCAGCCCGCTCCGCGGTGGGCGCTGCGCCTGCAGCGGCGGCAGCTGGTCCAGCGGGCCCGCGGCGAGGAGCAGAGGGAGGCCAGCGCCGTCTCACGGTGGTCGCGCCGGGAGGCCGCCGCGGCCGCCGATTCCTTGCGCGCCCTCGCCAGCGGCGACACGAAGACCGCCCCCGTGGTGATGCCGCAGGCCCGGCGCATCGACCGGGACAAAGTGCTCGGCAAGCTCGCCAGCGACGCTCCCCTGGCCCGGGTGCAGATTCTGATCCGCTGCGCCTCCGACCGCGAGGGCCGCGCCAGGGCGTTGGCCTCCCAAGTTGGGGCAGGTTTCCAGGTGTTCACGAGTGAGGCGCGACTGGCGTCGCGCGGGATCCGCCTGCTGGGCTGGCACTGGGGCCCCGATCAGTGGCCGTTCAAAACGGGCTGGCAGCGCCGGTGGGACAGCGGACAGAGCCGCCCGCCGCGCGCGAACCTGGCCCGGCTGCCGGAACTCGCCGGGCTGCTCAAGCCGCCCACCGTGCATTGCCGTCTGCCGCTGCTGCCCGCCCAACTGCCCACGTTCGAGGCCGACAAGATGAGCGAACTGCTGCTGCAGGGCGCCGTCGTAGAGGCCGACGGCACCCGCCGCCTGATCGCCACCTACGAACAGGAGACGCTTTTCGAGACCGGGCTGGGCAAGGCCGGCGGCGGCAAGACGGAACGCGCGCTCGCACAGGCCATCATGGTCGCCCACGCGGGCGGTGGACTGCTGTATGTGGACCCGCACCGCGACTCCTGGGACCGCGCCGCCCCCTACCTCGCCCACCCCGACATCATGGACCGCATCCAGCTCATCGACCTCAACCCTGGCGGCGGCACCGATCCCGTGGGCAGCTGGAACCTGCTCGACATGAGTCACACCCGGCCCCGGCACGACGTCGTCGCCTCCGTCGTCGACGGCCTGGCCGCCGGCATGAACTGGGACGACACCCAGACCCCTCGAGGCATCACCATCCTCACCTCCTGCGTCCAAGTCCTGACCGCCCTCAACAGCCGCGCCTGCCGCAACGGAAAACCGCAGGCCCAGGCCACCGTGTTCCACATCCGGGCCCTGCTCACCGACAAAGACTTCCGCACCCAGGCCCTTCGCACAGTGCTCGGCGACCTCGGCGAGGACACGACCAGCTGGTGGACCACCGTGTTCCCCACCCTGTCCTTCGACGCGTTCGGCATCATCCTCAACCCCCTCACCCGCCTGGCAGCAAACCCCGTCTACTACGCCTTCCTCGGACAGCCCATCAGCCACTTCGACCTGCGCACCGCCATGGACCACAGACGAATCGTGTGGATCTGCACAGCCGGCAACAGCCCCACCGACCGCCTCCTGTCCTCCCTGATCGCACACGAACTGCTACGCGCAGGCCGTTCCCGAAGGGACACCCCGACCGGCGACCGCGTCCCGTTCCGCGCCTACCTCGACGAACTGATCACCATCGCCGGAAGCGCACCCGAGTCACTGGCCGCCATGTTCGAAGACCTCCGCAAATTCAAGGTCCGCATCCACGGCATGACCCAGGCCCTGGGACGCCTGCCGCAGGCCGTACGCGACGCACTCCTGCAGAACGCCTCATCCCTGGCGACGACCACCGGCTCCCGCAAGGTCATCGCCTCAATCACCGCCGAGTGGGGCGACAAGCCCACCCCCGAGCAGGTGATCGCGCTGCCCCGCTACCAGCACTACGCCTCATTCACCGTCGACGGCCAACGCATCGGCCCCCTACGCCTGCACGGCATCCACCTCGACGACGACTTCAAAAAGCTCGCCCGCCCAAAGGCCGTCCCTGCCCTGGTCAACGCCGCACAGAAAGGCGCCGGCAGCCGCCCACAGACCGAACAGAGCACTCGCGCCGCAGCCCAGACCGACCACGTCCGCGCTCACCTCGGCGAGACCACGTCCTCATCCGGCACCGGGGCGACGCCGACCACAAGCGTCGTTGCCCTCACCAAATCGTTCAACTGAAGAACCAGACAGCCACACAAGCAGCTACAGGGGTGGAACTGCGCGCAGTGCGGAGCACGCCTGTACCGAGACTGTCATCTCGGTTATTTCGCACCAATAGCGATCCGCTGCTCGCGTCCACGGAGCTCTGGGCTTGCGCTCCGCTCTGTCGGTGGCCGTCACCGGCAGCGGTGGTAATTGAAAGTGGTACAGCAATTCCGCGAAGTCGCTGAATCGCAGGGCAACTTGTCGACATGCGTTCGGGTTGTGACCGGGTAAGTCCCGAGTTGTGAACGGTAACTTACTCATTTTGCTTGGGTTGTTGGATGGCATATGCGTAACCTTCTGACCACGCAAGCGCATCTGTGCAGCTCGCCCAGGGTGCCCGGGTGCGAACGAAGATGGCGCACCAGTCGTGCCCCTACTGCGTGCTCAAACGGGGAGGCAATATGAAACGCCAAGCAAACCAGAATGCGCATTCCGCTTTTCGCTTCCGGAACCAGGCCGCCTTGAGTTTCGCGCTGAGCGCCGTCCTCGTGCTCTGCGGATGTGGCTCATCTGCTGGCGGCGACAATCCATCTGCTAAGTCCCCGGCGACGCCCCCCACACCCTCGGAGTCCTCGACCAAGGCCGATCCAGAGGCAGCGGAGAAGGCCTCCGTTCTCGACTCCTACCAGCGCATGTGGGCAGAGCAGATGAAGGCGTACCACAAGGCGGACGCCAAGGGAACAGACCTCACGAAGTACGCGTCGCTCGACGCGCTGGGAAAGTTCCGCCTGGATCTGGCACACATGAAGGAGAACAGCACCGTCATCAAGGGCGAGCTAGGCCACCAGGACACCAAGGTGTCCGCGCTCGATATGAAGGCCAAGACCCCCAAAGCGACGGTGACCGACTGCGTGGATCTGTCCGCCTGGCAGACCTACGACGTCAAGGCCAAGAAGGTCATCCCTCTCCCGAGCAACCAGCCAATGCGGTACATGGCCACCGCCAAGGCGGAGCGCTGGAACGGCCACTGGATGGTGACTGACTACACGCCGGACGGGGAGCGGAAGTGCTAAGTCGAGCAGCCGTGGCCGGGGTCATCCTGGCCGGGGCATTGACGTCGGGGGCGTACGCGGACGACGGTGGTCCAACCGTAGGTAACGACCAGGGCTGTCGGGGTTCGACGCTTTCGGTCACCGTGTGCGCGCAGGCTGGTGGCCACACACCTGGTCACGGCGGATCCCGCGAAGCCACGGGCGCGTCCAGCACCTCAGGCAGCGGGAAGTCAGCGGCCCCCAAGTGCACCTATTCGAAGCTCGACCCGCAGCCGCCGGCGAGCAACCTGGCGATGCAGGACGGCGAGCGTCAGGGCGGCAAGGGCGCGGTCTATCAGGTCCTGTGCCCAGGTACGGCGCGTGTCGGGACGGTGTGGATTCCCGCTGGTCAGCCCGCGGAGCCCCAGATCGACCCCGAGGTCCTGGCCCGCCGCGCGGCGGACTCCATGAAGCTGGTCGGCCCGGAGATCGCGAGCCCCCGAGCGGCAGGGAGGTACGTGGTGGGCATGCCCGCGTGGATGTGGGTCGACGAGTCGCCGACCACCTTCGGACCGAACACGGCTACGGCGACGGCCGGAGACGTGAGCGTCACGGCGACGGCGAAGGTGTCGTCGATCCGCTGGAACATGGGTGACGGCACCGAGCCTGAGACCTGCGATGGGCCTGGAACCGAATATCAGGCGTCGATGGGCAAAGCGAAGTCCCCAGACTGCGGCCACGTCTACGAGCAGGCGTCGACGACCAGTAGGGGCGGCAAGTTCCACGGCACTGCGACAGCCACCTGGACCATCGACTGGCAGGTGACCGGCGCTCCCGCCAACGCCGGACAGTTCACCGAAGTGCGAGCGAGCCAGTTCTCGGTCGCTGTGCACGAGGTGCAAGTAGTCAACTGACATCGCGCGACGCCCATCGTCCCCTTGGAAAGGCACCCGACCCGTCATGGATATTCCTGCTGCGCCGACGGTTCCGCGCCCGCAGGCCCCTGCCCGCGCCGAGATCCCTATCACCACGAATCCGCCGGTCAAGAAGCAGCGCCGGTGGTCCGCCGCCGCGCTGTGCATCGTCCTGACCGTCGTGGCAGCACTGGGGGCAGCCGCGGCCGTCAACTCGGCGAGCGACCGCACCAGGGTGCTCGCCATCGCACGGGACGTGCCGGCCGGACGCGCCTTGACGGACGCCGACCTGGTGATCGCCGACGTATCCGCCGACGCGTCACTCACTCCCATTCCGGCCGCTGAGAAGGCCACGGTCTTGGGGAAGAGGACCGCCGTCGACCTGCGCAAGGGTGGCCTCCTGCAGACCTCTCAACTGGCCGCCGGCACCGGGCTTGGCGACGACCAGGAGCAGGTCGGTGTGCAGGTCAAGCGCGGCATGGCCCCGGCGGGGACGCTCGCCCCCGGTGACAAGGTCCGCGCGGTGACCACCCCCGCCCAAGGCGGAGAGCCCACGAAGAAGGGCACCCCGCCCGAGACCCTCGAGGCCACAGTCGTCTCCGTCTCCAGCCCGGACGCCACCGGCACCGTCGTGGTCAACCTCGCCGTAGCCCCCGACGACGGCCCCGTACTGGCCAGCCGCGCCGCCCTGGGCCGCGTCGCGCTGGTCCGCGAACCGCGAGGTCAGTGACCATGCCCGTCATCTGCCTCGCCTCCGCCAAGTCCTGCGGAGTCACCACCACGGCGCTCGCCCTCACCTTTGCGTCCGCCCGCCCCTCCCTGCTCGCCGAATGTGACCCGGCAGGCGGCACGATCCGCGCCGGGCTCTTGCAGAGCCAGGTCAGCGCGGGATACGGGCTCTACCACCTGGCGGCCGCCGAACGCGTGGGACAGGTCGAGCTGGCCAACGCGTTCACCTCGCACCTGTGGCCGCTGGACGGCCCAAGCGGCCACCGCAAGGTCCTTCCCGGGCTGACCGATCCGGCACAGGCCGCGGCCCTGAGCCGGACCTGGCCCGCACTCTCCGACGTCCTGCACGTCATGTCCGAATCCGTCGGCCACGACGTATTCGTCGACACAGGGCGCCTGGCCCTGGAATCCGGGCACCTGCACCCCACGCTCACGCCCGCGCCGCTCCTGCACAAGGCCGACCTTGTCCTGCTCGCGGTCCGCGGCACCGAGCAGGGCCTGACCCTTGCCCGCCACCTCATCCGGCCGCTGCGCACCGAACTCGAGGAACACGGCTCGGGAGCCGACGCCGTCGGGCTGCTCCTCATCGAAGAAGGCACCTTCCGCTCCCACCAAGTCGCTGAGGCGCTGGAAGCCCCCGTGCTGGCCGCGCTCCCCTGGGACCCGGACACCGCTGCCTACCTCAACGCCGGCGGGAAGCCGCCCCGGGGCTTCGACCGCACCCCGCTGCTGCGCTCCGCCCGCACCGCAGCAGAACACCTCGAGGCCATTGCGTCCCGTCGCCGCATCCAGCAGCAATACCCCAGCCCCCCGGCGGCGCATCCACAGCTCGCCGGCGTCCTGGACCGGCTCGCAGCGCCCGGAGGTGCTCGTGGCTGACACTCACCAGCGTCCGGGAGTCAACGGGCAGATCCCCGCCCCGCTCGCCGGAGTCGAGCTCGCGCACCTCATCAGCGGAAAGCTCGGAGAGCGGCGCACCGCCCCTGCGGCCCCCACCCCCACGGCCCCGCCCGCTGTTCCGGGCGGCAGCAG
The DNA window shown above is from Streptomyces sp. NBC_01445 and carries:
- a CDS encoding MinD/ParA family ATP-binding protein encodes the protein MPVICLASAKSCGVTTTALALTFASARPSLLAECDPAGGTIRAGLLQSQVSAGYGLYHLAAAERVGQVELANAFTSHLWPLDGPSGHRKVLPGLTDPAQAAALSRTWPALSDVLHVMSESVGHDVFVDTGRLALESGHLHPTLTPAPLLHKADLVLLAVRGTEQGLTLARHLIRPLRTELEEHGSGADAVGLLLIEEGTFRSHQVAEALEAPVLAALPWDPDTAAYLNAGGKPPRGFDRTPLLRSARTAAEHLEAIASRRRIQQQYPSPPAAHPQLAGVLDRLAAPGGARG
- a CDS encoding C40 family peptidase: MNSRRPQRRSRRFLKWGLVLGLFLALTVSCMAPLSGAADRLALLSQQDNADVGLAGAGSSADIPPRMLEAYKNAVQLIGSRVPHCRGMRWPVLAGIAKVESNHASGRYIASDGDIRPKIYGVLLNGSGAGGNTSVFTDTDGGKWDGTASGERAVGPFQFMPATWESTGQDGNKDGDRDPHNADDAALGAAVYLCGRGRNLRKAGQLRAAIFQYNHSNEYVANVSGWISQYSAAAGAGGSGGLKGVSGKARTVLEAALSQRGTPYSWGGGNAAGKSTGSCCSPSGKSGAGIEGFDCSGLTTFAFARAGIRLPRTAAAQAGRGRRIPASAGQGALHPGDLVFFGYAQGRDSTIYHVGIYLGGGQMVNAARPGTFVRQDPVDAMPGYAGGARLL
- a CDS encoding ATP/GTP-binding protein, yielding MQDGERQGGKGAVYQVLCPGTARVGTVWIPAGQPAEPQIDPEVLARRAADSMKLVGPEIASPRAAGRYVVGMPAWMWVDESPTTFGPNTATATAGDVSVTATAKVSSIRWNMGDGTEPETCDGPGTEYQASMGKAKSPDCGHVYEQASTTSRGGKFHGTATATWTIDWQVTGAPANAGQFTEVRASQFSVAVHEVQVVN
- a CDS encoding SAF domain-containing protein, whose translation is MDIPAAPTVPRPQAPARAEIPITTNPPVKKQRRWSAAALCIVLTVVAALGAAAAVNSASDRTRVLAIARDVPAGRALTDADLVIADVSADASLTPIPAAEKATVLGKRTAVDLRKGGLLQTSQLAAGTGLGDDQEQVGVQVKRGMAPAGTLAPGDKVRAVTTPAQGGEPTKKGTPPETLEATVVSVSSPDATGTVVVNLAVAPDDGPVLASRAALGRVALVREPRGQ
- a CDS encoding ATP/GTP-binding protein; protein product: MDSPAAHHHVMTRLALPDAVDVAFMLGHGLWWLLVHWYVPLALVLAGWAVWEVITHKVAAKASRERCVLQVTPAPYFDPDEERVLRQGMAVLQAANTLPWWAPKRSRAVRIRLRSDEHHPLSYQLEGPAGAQKFLRTSSFGDAVTISARDPAADIPDDGRKFEVRSEMVLRGNPAAYLRKVPLDPDPLQPIVDAVSALKTELGDLVEICVDLQPAPRWALRLQRRQLVQRARGEEQREASAVSRWSRREAAAAADSLRALASGDTKTAPVVMPQARRIDRDKVLGKLASDAPLARVQILIRCASDREGRARALASQVGAGFQVFTSEARLASRGIRLLGWHWGPDQWPFKTGWQRRWDSGQSRPPRANLARLPELAGLLKPPTVHCRLPLLPAQLPTFEADKMSELLLQGAVVEADGTRRLIATYEQETLFETGLGKAGGGKTERALAQAIMVAHAGGGLLYVDPHRDSWDRAAPYLAHPDIMDRIQLIDLNPGGGTDPVGSWNLLDMSHTRPRHDVVASVVDGLAAGMNWDDTQTPRGITILTSCVQVLTALNSRACRNGKPQAQATVFHIRALLTDKDFRTQALRTVLGDLGEDTTSWWTTVFPTLSFDAFGIILNPLTRLAANPVYYAFLGQPISHFDLRTAMDHRRIVWICTAGNSPTDRLLSSLIAHELLRAGRSRRDTPTGDRVPFRAYLDELITIAGSAPESLAAMFEDLRKFKVRIHGMTQALGRLPQAVRDALLQNASSLATTTGSRKVIASITAEWGDKPTPEQVIALPRYQHYASFTVDGQRIGPLRLHGIHLDDDFKKLARPKAVPALVNAAQKGAGSRPQTEQSTRAAAQTDHVRAHLGETTSSSGTGATPTTSVVALTKSFN